TAATGACGTCAAACAAAACGTGCTGAGATTTTAAAATCATGTTATCCTGCTGAATATCAACATGTAGCTGCAGCGGTTAAACAATGGGTTTTGACCAACCATCCAAGATGCTAACCTAAGATGCTAGATAGGCCGCGGCTTTTACCTTTAATAAATAAGTTGATAGGGGTAAGTTTGAGTCAGACTTGATTCATTCATTCTTCAATTGTCACGCAGTAGACCTTTCCAGCAGGCAGATGGTTTACCTTTAGTCTTATTATTTATACtaagttgatgttgtctgaaccgtgttaaccaaatttagtaatttttttcacagtacgcctgaagaagcaagcttatgcttgcgaaagctcgtgtcgaaaaatataaagttaactttaagagtgccaaactatatcctgtttcttgtTAATACttaaatttgttcaatgaagCACATCCGCAAGGTGGCACTGAAGCAGCATTTAGTACTTTCTTTGCAGCAATTGACAATAATAGTCCAAATATAGGCCGCTGTAGAAGAAAATTATACGCATTACcaggtaggcctacatacTTGATGAGATGggttcaaaacaaacaaacacacaGACGGCTTTAACATCCATGACACGTCATATTTTAgatttcttttgttgtatcGTCTAGAATTCTAGATTACCGGGTTTGATTTTTGTGCCAATAAAAGTCGTTGCTGACCAGAATTGAGTTTGTGTCGATACTTCACCAATTTTTTTGTCTGTAAGAAAGAGCATCTGTATGCCTCATTATCTAAATCACGACTCACTCGAAAAGCGAACAgggaataaaacaaaaacacggTAAATCTTTGGGCAAATAAACCTGGTTTCCTGTTGTTATCTAgcgcagtggttcccaaccttttttggtgtcggggccgaatttcaaacttcagagtacgtatggagccgcatgaaaatactgaagtaattataacgaaaattttaaagcatgaaagcaTGTActgtaccaacgaatagcaacactaacaagaaaaataacacaaattttgacccatttttgactttttttgacaagtccaaaaataatcgccctaattattgtaaatagattttttatattttttttggatttttcgGGGTCAATAACAGCTGCAAGAAGGCTAGCTTGGAGCCGCATGTGGCTCtaagagccgcggttgggaatcaCTGATCTATCGGAAAGTTTGGTGAACGCAACAATGTAACGAGATGTGagttatttattttaccaGGTAAAAGGTTGCGACACTTTTCTTGAATATTTACTCGATCTAAGGAgaataatattttaactttaagtTTTCTGATTTGATTCGTATTCTCACGAATCCTAATCTTCTTCGATTTGAAACATCACCTGTGACGAAATTGGCAGTGCCACCTTATAttctttttttacttttgacgATAGCAATgcaatgccaagtttgttcCGGTGTATTGCCAAAACTTGTCCTCTATCCAAAGACTtgttgtgacatcataaacgTCCTTGTGACATAGACTATTTGTTACCCTTCGTAACGTCATGAATTTTATTCTGATTAACTGTTTGAATCAACAGAAAACAAGGGGTTACGCACTTAGAATATTGAACACTGAAATATTGAATATTAAGAAATGAAGTTGAGAGTTGAAAAAACATCTTTATGAAAACTGTGTAAGCGGTAAAGCTTATCCTCAAAAGTCGAACAAGTAGTAATAACTAAGCTTAAACTAACAACTACTAACCCTATTTTACTTAGCAGTCAACCGTATTTATAGCCGAATGTATTTTTTCACTGTACatctgaagaagcaagctcatgcttgcgaaagctcatgtcgaaaaatataaagttaaccttaagagtgtCAAACTATAtgatttttcttattttactttaaaatttggctAACAAGGTTCAGACAATATCAACTTAGTATTTATATCCATCATAACTCTTGTCTTCTTAGAAAGAACTGCCGAGTTATCCAACCTTAGAAGAAATGGAGGACGAAGTGTTTAATATTGAAACTTGGTCAAATCTGCTGGCCACTAGTCAGTCTACTGCTCCTTTGTCTGCTGAGCCTAAACCATAATCGGATTTGaatttatgatgtcactatgGTAGGATCCATTTTGGACGGAGTTAGGTTGTGAAATTTTTCCGGGTGTCGTAAAGTAATGATGTCACCTGAGACAGCCTAAGTTTTTTCATCAAACACTTTGTTTTCCCTGTAAGtttgagttttgttttatttgtagctTAAATTTCTTACCTTTCAAGTTTTTTCGAACCTGAAGATAACCTATAAGGTTTTTGATCGGAAAACTTACTAGTTGCAAAACGTCCGTTTCCCATGCCGTGATTTTCGGTTCCGTCATTTTCCGTTCCATCGTATTCCGTTCCGTCATTTTCCATAGCCTCAACTACAGTCAACCCTCGATTTAACGGACAAATGCGGACCAGCAGCAGTCCGTTGCTGGAAAAAGTCCGTTAATCGAAAATACCGTACTCCCactactgtacagtgtacagtCAAGTACTCTGCTATAGCGtagaccagggcttcccaaactgggggtcgcgaccccgcaaggggtcgcgtaacgaacttcaggggtcgcagagcgtataccaattttacacgaagtacaaaatacaatcaaaacaaaatatcgttccagcctaataaacatagaaaccgccttgagaccagcattaacagatattgagccacggctggacttgctttgtagcagaaagcagtcggaccaatcacactgaataaatgtgtgtgcttttttgtttgcagtagcctacatacgtgtaaagtagtaagtaggctttgagtactggtggttttaattcagtctttgcatctcaataaatgtcactaatgactaatgtatatttcgcactgcttatcaatttaaacgtgaagggtcgcggaaaacttcagaagtttgaaaggggtcgcgagcaaaaaagtttgggaagccctggcgTAGACCATCTGTCACCGCAAATTCTAGCTTTTGCTTGGAAAACACGCCTACGATAAAACACTACAGTACTTTGATGGAGAGATGTATTACGCGTACCAAACATGTTTATACTGCGCAGATGCTCACGCTTAATAAaccaaatactgtacagtacaaCACAGTAGCAGTTTAAAGACACATGAAATGCGTTccttgtttgtattttgtataGCCTGCGCGACTACAGTACACAGGTACATTTACAGTACACAACTTAAATCATTGTTGTTCATTGTTCAAAGTTGTTTGTTGTTCATTGTTCAAAGTTTAAATCATTGTTCAATCAATCATCATTGACACCATACTGATCGCAAACACTCGCAACGCTGGCCcctttttcaagctttttgatCAGTTCTAGTTTCTGCATCACCGACAAGTTCACACGTTTACGTTTTTCATTTGGCTTAGACATAATGCACCGTACTAAACACAGGCAGGTTCTAACTGATTCTAAGGTGCACCGAATGAAGGCTCTTGCTAACAGAGTACGCTGATAGATCACAATACGCTGGTATTGTGACGTTGTGAGAGACAGCTTTCTAATCGTTTCACGCAAGTAGCCTGGCGAAttccaaaacaataaaaaccgtTCTTTTGGTACATTCTTTTACTCATAGATCTGCGCATATTGAGTCCGTTAAATCCGAAGTCCGTTAAATCGAGAGTTGACTGTATAGTTGTTTAGTTGAGTGCAGACTGCAACTCCAGGCAGCAAAATTAAAGTTGCTCCTGTCGATTAAACGCGGTCTTATCTGCCCATAATTCGAAAAGCTTGAAGTACTCTTGAAAACCTTTATTTTCAATAGTTGCTACAGAATGACGACTTGAAgttaaacccggcgatgatttctcatcgctcGATCCCCCGTTACCGAGCTATcatttgtgcaagttccgattgtcacatgttttttatttatttattttttgatttcttacGTAGTATTTCcaaaatttagaactgtccttcaggtccactgaacaggagcaagtgtcgttactatatgacaaattttaattcGTTTGTGcactacttgtgtgaagtattacacaagaaactcatctgtcataaagaccgcgtatgctggcggtaattgttagaatgtgagcgaggacgataattggttgataacttgttttacttctgcttcgatggatgagttctcatttctcaaacggcgtgactatgctgttagttgcttaaattctgtctatacaaattactaaatgataaagttcccattttgtttattataagacacgaaggctttcaccttcgggcaaagcttactgaatgttacattgcgctcAGTAACAAGTGAGACGGTAAAAAGGGAAGatcgtaaacattacaacagtatatatatgtgacACAACAGTTCAatcgaggaaattatctgacgtcattaaggagaactCAAATCTGGttaacaactgaattacaagatctcaaaatataattcatgcattttgaaaaacaactcgttattcgtgacgtaaccgtcacaacTACCTTACCCAAGGGCATTACTACAATGGTAAAGTGCCCTCACGTGTTTTGTTGCAAACTGTTATGTATAATCGTACAGCAGTGGTTTTCAAACTTATAACTCAGTGCCACAGCACGCTGCCGTGTTGTGATAGTTTTCCAGGTATGCCGTgaatgttttcaaaagtaGCTAATGTCCAAAGTTATGAATTAAAACTAATTCTGGTTTTGCAGCTATAATGCAATAGGCTGCATGTTGGACGCTGGAAAGAAGGTTTACTGCATTAAACTAATGCTGAATAGTGGAATAACCAATGTTTTAAATCACAGATGATAAGTCCAAGGAACTTGCTTTGTTGTAAAAGTTATCAGGGATTTGTCGCGTCTTTTCACCTCTCCCGTGGACATGATGCTAAACagcattttaatatttttgatgtCCGTAGAAAAAAAGGAACTCCAAAGAAAACAGAGAAAATCACTGGAGAAGGCGTTGATCTTCTTGATCAGGCTCAAGGAGAGATTAGTCCAGAAAAGCGCGATTTAGCACGGGACATCAATAAAATTGTACAAGCGATGACAAGGCCACGCATGCATactgaaaatttaaacttgaagCCTAAGCCGTTGATAGACACATGCAAGATAACTTCTCCCCTGGCAAAGTTGTTTATTGACCCCCCGGATGACCCTTTAGACATTTTTGATCATGAAATTGAATCCTGGGGTGACGAAAAGGTCCAAGAAATGAAGAGACTCTACGCCTACCAATTCTGTCTGGAGAATGAACAACCATACAAGTATGAGCTTCCTGAAGATGTCGACCAATCAAATTTCCTAACTGATCCTGACCTCAGGCGGAAATTCCTCCCTGAGTCCGAACCATTTAACGCAAAACTTATGCGCTTTTACATGTTAAAGTGCGCAttaaaaaatcagaaaaagaGAAAGACGGCAACCAAGAAAAGGGAGAGAGGTGAGGTAGAAGACGACGGGCCAACGTATGGAGAAAACTTTCCAAACGTTATCTTACCCCGGTTTGGAAAGGGAGCTATCAGTCACGTTTACTCGGAGAGAATGCAATCTGCTAAGAAGTTCAATCAACCCCTGGTGGTTGACATGCGTTTTCACACAAAATGGAATCGCGAGGGTACGTCACTCTACTCTCAACTTCGTATGATGCTCGGCGAGAACCGCGTCAGTCGTTTTCCTTTCCATATGGTCCTGTGCAACTATGATGAGGAGAGTCCTCTGGCTCAAGAAATGCGGATTGACGCAAATTCGATGTTGTTCAACACCTGTACAACTACGAACAAGTCTTATTTAGAGATGCAGCCGTTGATCGATAGAGAGTCGTTGGTCTATCTGTCACCGAATGCGCACCGGACAATGACGGAATTCTCCCACAACAAGATTTACATATTTGGAGGATTGATCGATTTGAAGGCACAGACCAACCTTTCAAAGACAATTTGTGAAACGGAGAATATTCGCTGCGAGAAATTCCCCCTTGGCCAGTACCTTGACTGGGGCGGGGTTGGTGGGAAGCAGGAACTGACGGTAGACGTTTGCATGAGGGTATTACTTGCATTGAAAGCAGGTGGCAATTGGGTGGATGCTTTTCGTCATATCCCGTATCGATTGCACCGAGGACTTACAGAGATGGGTAAAGATCTTGCCAAGCAAGACCCAAACACTATCGAATACTTTGATCGAGGTCGACATTGGCTCGAGTCACTTAATCGTGAGAAAAGTAGCCCGGCCACAGACACAGCGTTTGTCAGgttccaaaaatttttagaTGCCAACTGACTTGCTCTGGACGCTTTGCTGCCAACTATCACTCATGCAATTGCAATTCCAACcttctttgaaacaaaacagcTTTAACTTTAGAGCTTTATTGTCGTAATGAACCTGCAGTTTAATTAGTGTGCTACGATGCAATTTATGTAACTCTCGgttcatatttttatttctccCGACCATGTcatttatatttgaaaaaatgtgtttttttttaggatGAAATTATGCCTGTTTTGTGACATGACAATGTTTCACTgccatttgtttcattttctatGTGGCTGCTGTTTTCAAATGCTCTCCTGCTTCAGataattcttttatttttaagcagaTTTCATAGGTATGGATGATTTGGATGACCTGCTCGATGAAATAGAGAAAGATTTCCAGGAGAATGCCAAGAACACAAGATCAAAGAAGTCCAAGTTAGTACTTGTGGCGTGTTTTATATATCGCTGTCTcgtttttgttcaaaaaacgATTAATTAGATGTCTATCTTGCAGACGCACAAAAGTAGTTGACGATGATATTGATGACATATTAaatgatgatgatgtcatcactAAGTCAAGGGCACCCCAGGTTTGTTCTCCAGCTGAGTATTCTTTCCTCTGCTTCTAATATTCACGCCATGATACATTGAATGATATGATCGTGATAACGACAGAGGCGGTTCACGAATCAAGTACATTTTTggtcatttaatttttaatatttgttgtCTCTGTATGTATAGATACTGGTTATGCCGATCCTTCATAATTGACAGATCCTTGAACCACCTCTGATGTTATTATCTATATTGTCCTATATACATATACAACTACAATACATATACAACATATACATATACAACTACAATACATATACAACTGGAGACAGCTCTGATTTAGACGATTCTTGTTATTTTATAGTATTGTTGGCTGGGTcatataaattattttctttaatgACTTCCAACTTGTCTTGCAGACCACACCTGAGGCTAAGCCTACAGCGCCACCAAGTGTAAAGTTGGTCAATTTTCTGCTTAtacatatttaaataaatttgaaagcaataTATTAAACAGATATAATCCAgggtaaaaattttatttcattcatgttgttgttgttagaCAAAGAACATTTGACTTTGCATAATACAGATGCAGTGTGGTCTATCTTGGTGGTGGCGAGTCTAGTCCTGGTCGCGCTACAATGACTTGCAAAAGGTGACACTTCCTGGCAACTAGAAgccattaattaattattatttatcagttTTAAAGAATTCCTGTATTTTGAGATTTTCCATTGATCAAGGGCTTGTTTTATTACTTGTTATCCATGAGCTgtgtaaatttgcaaaattgcaTGCTGATATAAATTAGGGTTCCAAACATTTTATTCAACTAGTCTTTGTGTATTCTTCAGTTTGTTTCACACCAAAGCGCACAGTTTAAATGAAACTTTGAATATATTTATAAGATTAAACGTTATCTCCTGTGTTACGTTTCCGTTAAACAACCAGAGCATGCGACCGTCTCCGCTGCACCTCTTGTGACTTCAGAGTAGAGCAGTTTAACGATTACGAGTGGAGATCTTCGGTGGATTATCTGTTCCTTCGCAATAATATGcccgattttaaaaagttgctGCCAAAATTGAGCCCGAAACAAGGTTCGAGACAAACTTTCATAACCGTTTGTTTTCATCTAGGCACACTCAGCATTTCTCAGTAGAATTTTTTAAGTTAGTCCTTTTCCATTAAGTTCATCATGTAGCATAATACA
The Clavelina lepadiformis chromosome 4, kaClaLepa1.1, whole genome shotgun sequence DNA segment above includes these coding regions:
- the LOC143451936 gene encoding cilia- and flagella-associated protein 418-like — protein: MDDLDDLLDEIEKDFQENAKNTRSKKSKRTKVVDDDIDDILNDDDVITKSRAPQTTPEAKPTAPPSVKCSVVYLGGGESSPGRATMTCKRACDRLRCTSCDFRVEQFNDYEWRSSVDYLFLRNNMPDFKKLLPKLSPKQGSRAYACQCSWTSVRSFTSLQKFNLKWVCGKH
- the LOC143451935 gene encoding tRNA methyltransferase 10 homolog C-like; translated protein: MISPRNLLCCKSYQGFVASFHLSRGHDAKQHFNIFDVRRKKGTPKKTEKITGEGVDLLDQAQGEISPEKRDLARDINKIVQAMTRPRMHTENLNLKPKPLIDTCKITSPLAKLFIDPPDDPLDIFDHEIESWGDEKVQEMKRLYAYQFCLENEQPYKYELPEDVDQSNFLTDPDLRRKFLPESEPFNAKLMRFYMLKCALKNQKKRKTATKKRERGEVEDDGPTYGENFPNVILPRFGKGAISHVYSERMQSAKKFNQPLVVDMRFHTKWNREGTSLYSQLRMMLGENRVSRFPFHMVLCNYDEESPLAQEMRIDANSMLFNTCTTTNKSYLEMQPLIDRESLVYLSPNAHRTMTEFSHNKIYIFGGLIDLKAQTNLSKTICETENIRCEKFPLGQYLDWGGVGGKQELTVDVCMRVLLALKAGGNWVDAFRHIPYRLHRGLTEMGKDLAKQDPNTIEYFDRGRHWLESLNREKSSPATDTAFVRFQKFLDAN